A region from the Francisella orientalis FNO12 genome encodes:
- a CDS encoding IucA/IucC family protein encodes MNKYANRITLKNFLNCYYREFNNYELSQNNDGGYKFNIFLKSIDSSFKTNVKISPILKSPIWELPCYLVKQDEKIKLDPLEAVFLISKELESSNVIAFDELLERITNSATNITQILHYRKHKIDDAFGYENSFITNEQNLIRGHRLQPDPKSREGFYKEEFVQYSPETNGKFQLYYMYISKDILESQSLLEKNTDEIFSDFLKNESIYYKSDKDYQLFAVHPWQAKYLTKHDEIQKYKAQKKIIDIGITGPWFYPTTSVRTVYSPQANIMLKFSLNIAITNSVRTNLAKECNRSLAVHKLYTNHLQTILNNEFQYFKLITDPAYCAIKVNNKIFDPSICIMRNTNFNHQDDIACIASLTEPNPFNEATRISSLIQYFSVHNNISTYEAAIYWFETYLTVAITPILWLYSKYGIALEAHQQNLLVKIEHGLPVESYYRDSQGYYYIKDHPELKKANFGDISSLCGESEDFIDHHFCYYFIVNQLLSVIETITNTGYISEQDLIKITIDFLEGFLEKYKTCDKFIKKILNIDQLPLKANLRTRLSGLDELQAPLTNQSIYVNTNNPFKEVI; translated from the coding sequence ATGAATAAGTACGCAAATAGAATAACTCTAAAAAATTTTTTAAATTGTTACTACCGTGAGTTTAACAATTATGAATTATCCCAAAACAATGATGGTGGTTATAAGTTTAATATCTTTTTGAAATCTATAGATTCTAGTTTTAAAACTAATGTAAAAATTTCTCCAATATTGAAATCTCCAATATGGGAGTTACCATGCTATTTAGTAAAACAAGATGAAAAAATAAAGCTCGACCCTCTTGAAGCTGTATTTTTAATTAGCAAGGAGTTAGAAAGCTCTAATGTAATTGCCTTCGATGAGTTATTAGAGAGGATAACCAACTCCGCAACAAATATTACTCAGATATTACATTACAGAAAACACAAAATTGATGATGCCTTTGGATATGAAAACTCATTTATCACAAATGAGCAAAACTTAATAAGAGGTCATAGATTACAACCAGATCCTAAGAGTAGAGAAGGCTTTTATAAGGAAGAGTTCGTACAATATTCTCCAGAAACAAATGGCAAGTTTCAGCTTTATTATATGTATATAAGTAAAGATATTTTAGAATCACAATCATTACTTGAAAAAAATACAGATGAGATTTTTTCAGACTTCCTGAAAAATGAGAGTATATACTATAAATCTGATAAAGATTACCAATTATTTGCTGTACATCCTTGGCAAGCAAAATACTTGACAAAACATGATGAAATCCAAAAGTATAAAGCTCAAAAAAAGATAATAGATATTGGCATAACAGGCCCTTGGTTTTATCCAACAACCTCTGTTAGAACTGTGTACTCTCCACAAGCCAACATTATGCTGAAATTCTCGCTAAATATCGCCATAACAAATTCAGTAAGAACGAATTTGGCCAAAGAATGTAACAGAAGTTTGGCAGTTCATAAACTATATACAAATCATTTACAGACCATCTTAAATAATGAGTTCCAATACTTTAAGCTAATTACAGATCCTGCTTATTGTGCAATAAAAGTTAATAATAAAATTTTTGATCCAAGTATATGCATCATGCGCAATACCAATTTTAATCATCAAGATGATATTGCATGTATTGCAAGTCTAACTGAACCTAATCCTTTTAATGAAGCTACCCGTATTAGTTCATTAATCCAATATTTCAGTGTACACAACAATATCTCTACTTACGAAGCTGCTATCTATTGGTTTGAGACTTACTTAACAGTAGCTATTACCCCTATACTTTGGCTGTACTCAAAATATGGTATTGCTCTAGAAGCTCATCAACAAAACTTGCTAGTCAAAATAGAGCATGGACTACCAGTTGAAAGCTATTATCGTGATAGCCAAGGATATTATTATATAAAAGATCATCCAGAGCTCAAAAAAGCTAATTTTGGAGATATCAGTAGTCTATGTGGAGAATCTGAGGACTTTATAGATCATCATTTTTGCTACTACTTCATTGTGAATCAACTTCTTTCTGTAATAGAAACCATTACAAATACTGGCTATATTAGCGAACAAGATTTAATAAAAATAACTATAGATTTCTTAGAGGGCTTCCTAGAAAAGTATAAAACCTGCGATAAATTTATCAAAAAGATTCTGAATATAGATCAATTACCTCTAAAGGCTAATCTACGCACAAGACTTAGTGGGCTTGATGAACTACAAGCTCCTTTAACTAATCAATCTATTTATGTAAATACAAACAATCCTTTTAAGGAGGTTATATGA
- a CDS encoding SidA/IucD/PvdA family monooxygenase yields MKIYDIIGIGIGPFNLGLAALLNDKPINCLFFDKKRKLLLAPWFDDELDNITSTISG; encoded by the coding sequence ATGAAAATCTATGACATCATTGGCATAGGAATTGGTCCTTTTAATCTTGGACTAGCAGCATTATTAAACGATAAACCTATCAACTGTCTTTTCTTTGATAAAAAAAGAAAACTTCTCTTGGCACCCTGGTTTGATGATGAACTGGACAACATTACAAGTACCATTTCTGGCTGA
- a CDS encoding lysine N(6)-hydroxylase/L-ornithine N(5)-oxygenase family protein encodes MIKKENFSWHPGLMMNWTTLQVPFLADLVTMADPTSEFTFLNYLHQKNRMYKFYFKENFFIPRQEYNDYCLWVSQKCNSCKFGFEVINIEHQIDSLNEAWCITVKDKDNLKQQYLTKNIVLGLGTSAYLPSKLQNKANIHHSSEYLNIKDQALKDQHITLIGSGQSAGEIFLDLMKSKDDSTKISWLTRSKGFFPMEYSKLGLEHFSPDYIEYFYNLPNSEKPKLLSEQDLLYKGFSAETISDIYDVLYEQSIENKNNAELIANCECLNINNSQDKFLCSFYHSQQNQEFSIATDRIIAATGYKANINNVLKNIEALIQRDDSNNLKISRDYKIITQNTSLNIFVQNAEINSHGVGTPDLGLGGYRNAVIVNTLLNKEIYKVSSRTIFSTFRVPKKYLTQRANIKVA; translated from the coding sequence TTGATAAAAAAAGAAAACTTCTCTTGGCACCCTGGTTTGATGATGAACTGGACAACATTACAAGTACCATTTCTGGCTGATTTAGTAACTATGGCTGATCCAACTAGTGAGTTTACTTTTCTAAATTACTTACATCAAAAAAACCGTATGTATAAATTTTACTTCAAAGAAAATTTCTTTATACCTAGACAAGAGTATAACGACTATTGCTTATGGGTATCACAAAAGTGTAATTCTTGTAAATTTGGCTTTGAAGTTATAAATATAGAGCATCAAATAGACTCCCTGAACGAGGCTTGGTGCATCACAGTAAAAGATAAAGATAATCTAAAACAGCAATACTTAACAAAGAACATTGTACTTGGGTTAGGTACATCTGCATATTTGCCAAGTAAACTTCAGAATAAAGCAAACATTCACCATAGTAGTGAATATCTGAATATAAAAGATCAAGCTCTAAAAGATCAGCACATAACACTGATAGGCTCTGGTCAAAGTGCTGGAGAGATATTTTTGGATTTGATGAAGTCAAAAGATGATTCTACAAAAATTAGCTGGTTAACTAGAAGTAAAGGCTTTTTCCCAATGGAGTATTCTAAACTTGGTCTAGAACACTTCTCGCCTGATTATATTGAGTATTTTTATAACCTACCTAACTCAGAAAAGCCTAAACTTCTAAGTGAACAAGATCTACTCTATAAAGGATTTAGTGCTGAAACAATATCTGATATTTATGATGTCCTTTATGAACAATCTATAGAAAATAAAAACAATGCTGAATTGATTGCAAACTGTGAATGCTTAAATATTAATAACTCACAAGATAAATTTCTCTGCTCTTTTTATCATAGTCAACAAAATCAAGAGTTCTCAATCGCAACAGATAGAATTATTGCAGCAACCGGATATAAAGCAAATATAAATAATGTCCTCAAAAATATAGAAGCACTAATTCAACGAGATGATAGCAATAATCTCAAGATATCTCGTGATTATAAAATAATCACACAAAATACGTCTTTAAACATTTTTGTCCAAAATGCTGAAATCAACTCTCATGGTGTAGGTACTCCTGATTTAGGGTTAGGAGGTTATAGAAATGCTGTGATAGTAAATACTCTTCTTAACAAGGAGATATACAAAGTATCTTCTCGAACGATTTTCTCAACCTTTAGAGTTCCAAAAAAATACTTAACACAAAGAGCAAATATTAAAGTCGCATAA
- a CDS encoding GNAT family N-acetyltransferase, producing the protein MKNKINYYKIASTRLLEKIISEFSYEGIFKPLQKDIDQEVYTLEINSNLYYKFKAVQRIYGNLTIEKDSVTRHESNSMESADDAIRLVIDTLPITNIDSVTTAHFIKELNNTIYADIAILQKDNISAKDIYKLPYAYIEGNMTGHPWFVINKGRIGFNASDYANYTPEMQKIINLVWIAVNKNLVTFSSIASTDYLQITNKEINSETLLSFNKTIKMNGKKPSDFYILPVHPWQWKNAVMQQFTKYIDDKDIIFLGKSTDQYLAMQSIRTMSNISHPEKHSIKLPLNILNTAVYRGLPKDQTINAPMLTQWIKNIVQKDEFLAKKNFILLGELASAYCHHPYQSEVPQVPYYFTEQLGAIWRESIHTRLKSSEQAITMTALTYVDANGKSIICEMIKESSLDIDKWLEMFFENTVPALLHFLYKYGMIFSPHGENSILIIEDNLPVGLATKDFVDDINICKNPVDELRSLPQQVKDDIPQVEDDYLLQFIHTGLFVVHYRYISSLLADKLNYPKLYFYQKLDECIQKYQASNPELKSRFERFDLYKPTFTKLCLNRLRIFEVGYSDYSARPKVISTEQLDNPLYLAQSTKNIDKDLFKHNRVSFRAFDLEHDLDTIHSWLNKPHVAKLWSLNKSKSELKKYFCNMLSKPNQKLLILSIDNSEIAYAEIYNTQTDCIANYFSTDDNEYGWHLLIGLEEAIGKGYSKLLVEALSKYCFDMLGTNKVIFEPDVRVIAFQKIAPKIGYSNLGEIALPEKQAYLFSCSKSSFIEGETL; encoded by the coding sequence ATGAAAAATAAAATAAACTACTACAAGATAGCTAGCACAAGACTATTAGAAAAGATAATTTCAGAATTTAGTTATGAAGGAATTTTTAAGCCACTACAAAAAGATATAGATCAAGAAGTATATACTTTAGAAATAAACTCCAACCTATATTACAAATTTAAGGCTGTACAAAGAATATACGGTAACTTAACTATTGAAAAGGACTCTGTAACAAGACATGAGAGTAATAGTATGGAGTCTGCTGATGATGCTATAAGACTTGTCATTGATACATTACCTATAACAAATATTGATTCTGTCACAACGGCACACTTCATAAAAGAGCTAAATAATACGATATATGCTGATATAGCTATCTTACAAAAAGATAATATCTCAGCAAAGGACATCTACAAACTTCCATACGCTTATATAGAAGGAAACATGACTGGTCACCCTTGGTTTGTGATTAATAAAGGTCGTATTGGCTTTAATGCATCAGACTATGCAAACTACACTCCAGAGATGCAAAAAATCATCAATTTAGTGTGGATTGCCGTAAACAAAAATTTAGTAACTTTTTCATCTATAGCAAGTACTGATTATCTACAAATTACCAATAAAGAAATTAACTCAGAAACCTTACTCAGTTTCAATAAAACTATAAAGATGAATGGTAAAAAGCCTAGTGATTTTTACATTTTACCTGTTCATCCATGGCAGTGGAAAAATGCTGTAATGCAACAGTTCACGAAATATATAGATGATAAAGATATTATATTTCTTGGTAAGTCTACCGATCAATACTTAGCTATGCAGTCAATAAGAACTATGTCTAATATTTCTCATCCTGAAAAACACAGTATAAAGCTACCTCTAAATATACTAAATACCGCGGTTTATAGAGGCCTACCCAAAGATCAAACAATTAATGCTCCAATGCTTACACAATGGATTAAGAATATAGTCCAAAAAGATGAGTTTTTAGCTAAAAAAAATTTCATACTTCTAGGAGAGTTAGCTAGTGCCTACTGCCATCATCCTTATCAGTCTGAAGTTCCTCAGGTACCATACTACTTTACAGAGCAGTTAGGAGCAATCTGGAGAGAAAGTATTCACACTAGACTTAAAAGTAGTGAACAGGCTATAACAATGACTGCTTTAACTTATGTTGATGCTAATGGTAAAAGTATTATTTGTGAAATGATCAAAGAATCATCTTTAGATATTGATAAATGGCTAGAAATGTTTTTTGAAAATACCGTCCCTGCTCTACTACATTTCTTATACAAATATGGCATGATTTTCTCTCCTCATGGAGAAAATAGTATATTAATCATAGAGGACAATCTCCCTGTTGGTCTAGCGACGAAAGATTTTGTCGATGATATAAATATATGCAAAAATCCTGTTGATGAGCTAAGATCCCTTCCACAACAGGTAAAAGATGACATTCCTCAAGTTGAAGATGATTACCTTCTGCAATTTATTCATACAGGATTATTCGTTGTTCACTATAGATATATCTCTTCGCTACTAGCAGACAAACTAAACTACCCCAAGCTTTACTTTTATCAAAAATTAGATGAATGTATACAAAAATATCAGGCAAGCAATCCTGAGCTAAAATCTCGTTTTGAACGTTTTGATTTATATAAACCAACTTTTACAAAACTATGTCTGAATAGGCTAAGAATTTTTGAAGTTGGATATAGTGATTATTCAGCAAGACCTAAGGTAATCTCTACAGAGCAACTTGATAATCCTCTTTATCTTGCTCAAAGCACCAAAAATATAGATAAGGACTTATTCAAGCATAATAGAGTGTCTTTTAGAGCATTTGACTTAGAACATGATTTAGATACTATTCACTCATGGTTGAATAAACCTCACGTAGCAAAATTATGGAGCCTGAATAAATCAAAGTCCGAGCTAAAAAAATATTTTTGCAATATGCTTTCAAAGCCTAACCAAAAATTACTTATATTATCGATAGATAACTCAGAAATCGCCTATGCTGAAATTTATAACACTCAGACTGATTGTATCGCCAATTATTTCTCTACTGATGATAATGAATATGGATGGCACCTGCTAATTGGCCTTGAAGAAGCTATAGGTAAAGGATATTCTAAATTACTTGTAGAAGCTCTTAGCAAATATTGCTTTGATATGCTTGGCACTAATAAAGTTATCTTTGAACCTGATGTTAGAGTGATCGCTTTTCAAAAAATTGCTCCTAAAATCGGATATTCAAATCTTGGTGAGATAGCCTTACCTGAAAAACAAGCATATCTATTTAGTTGTTCAAAGAGCTCTTTTATAGAGGGGGAAACATTATGA
- a CDS encoding MFS transporter, translating to MKKIGRRKSWFIVMQFLTISLFLIFSIYTPKDYTNYIFLFAFLLSSIAAMQDIAIDGFSIEQTKAKSLQWSNFCRVIGTTLSSMIGGASLIALYKILGWHQITLYMTFISLCICIYMFLIRENHHNEQYQHHIPSLKSFFSRKETRILLLMCLSYRACEGLVMGMQSSFLVDSHIPLTTIGIVMGTGSALIGVCGAAVISYLFNFYKETILLTILAVIRGFCYFSLGFISFYGIDNQIFIFGIVLLNMASRLMEMIVLYTIFMKFSSKDQAGTDFTVSVCAELLIYILGMSLSGFLAANIGYSMLFTLGGIVSIPGYLIALLLLQKLSSGESTKPIILNR from the coding sequence ATCAAAAAAATAGGCCGAAGAAAAAGCTGGTTTATTGTAATGCAATTTTTGACCATAAGTCTATTTTTAATATTCTCTATTTACACTCCAAAAGACTATACCAACTATATTTTCTTATTTGCGTTTTTATTGTCATCTATTGCAGCAATGCAAGATATAGCAATCGATGGATTTTCAATAGAACAAACAAAAGCTAAAAGCTTACAGTGGAGCAACTTTTGTAGAGTAATTGGCACTACTCTAAGTAGCATGATTGGTGGAGCATCTCTAATTGCGTTATACAAAATTTTAGGCTGGCATCAAATTACTCTATATATGACTTTTATAAGTTTATGCATTTGTATCTATATGTTTCTTATAAGAGAAAATCATCACAATGAACAATACCAGCACCATATACCATCTCTAAAGTCTTTCTTTAGTAGAAAAGAAACCAGAATATTATTACTTATGTGTTTGAGCTACAGAGCCTGTGAAGGTTTGGTTATGGGAATGCAATCATCATTTTTAGTAGATTCTCATATTCCGCTAACAACGATAGGCATAGTTATGGGAACTGGTAGTGCATTAATAGGTGTTTGTGGTGCAGCTGTTATTAGTTACCTCTTTAACTTTTATAAAGAAACTATTCTTTTGACAATATTGGCAGTAATCAGAGGCTTTTGCTATTTCTCTCTAGGATTTATAAGTTTTTATGGTATTGATAATCAAATATTTATCTTTGGTATTGTATTATTGAATATGGCTTCTCGACTTATGGAGATGATAGTTCTATATACTATATTCATGAAATTTAGTTCAAAAGATCAAGCAGGCACTGACTTTACAGTTTCAGTATGCGCTGAACTTCTAATCTATATACTAGGAATGTCACTTAGTGGTTTCTTAGCTGCGAATATTGGTTACTCAATGCTTTTCACACTAGGTGGTATTGTTTCCATACCAGGGTATTTAATAGCATTACTATTATTACAAAAACTATCCTCTGGTGAGAGTACTAAGCCTATTATATTGAATAGATAA
- a CDS encoding SGNH/GDSL hydrolase family protein, which produces MIPRSTPYYRGMFSNGSVWTTMLSGSLENKIPISNYAVGGATAVFEPSWTDLGLPYTIGTELQAYSLDDGAHDTAKNLAIFFIGANDYLTIAANQDPNSLKNIATEVTDKIIAAIKTVNAQKTLVIGLPNLGLTPESKNIGNQNLLKEVSSLHNQILKQFAEDQNNIEFVDMNAIFEMLVNDTDNFNKKYHTSINPSKTNQSYWSGGYFSYNPDDLNSKEFYENLLRDNPKPVLLQESENISSGELDMGKIPLTPDITSAILAAETGKLCDNPQEYIF; this is translated from the coding sequence ATTATCCCAAGATCAACTCCTTATTATAGAGGTATGTTTTCTAATGGCTCAGTTTGGACAACAATGTTAAGTGGAAGTCTAGAAAATAAAATCCCCATCAGCAATTATGCTGTTGGAGGAGCTACCGCTGTCTTTGAACCATCTTGGACAGATCTTGGACTACCCTATACAATAGGTACTGAACTTCAAGCATATTCTCTAGATGATGGAGCTCACGATACCGCTAAAAATCTAGCAATATTTTTTATTGGTGCAAATGACTATTTAACAATAGCAGCCAACCAAGACCCTAACTCACTCAAGAATATTGCTACTGAAGTTACTGACAAGATCATAGCTGCTATCAAAACTGTAAATGCACAAAAAACTCTAGTTATTGGACTACCTAATCTAGGATTGACACCAGAGTCAAAAAATATAGGTAACCAAAACCTCTTAAAAGAAGTATCTTCTCTACATAACCAAATTCTAAAACAGTTTGCTGAAGATCAGAATAATATAGAGTTTGTAGATATGAATGCAATATTTGAGATGCTTGTTAATGATACTGATAATTTCAACAAAAAATATCATACTTCAATAAACCCAAGCAAAACTAACCAAAGTTACTGGAGTGGTGGTTATTTCTCTTATAACCCAGATGATCTAAACTCAAAAGAGTTTTATGAAAACCTATTAAGAGACAACCCTAAGCCTGTCCTACTTCAAGAATCTGAGAATATTTCATCAGGAGAACTAGATATGGGAAAAATTCCTCTGACTCCAGATATTACTAGTGCAATTTTAGCTGCTGAAACTGGTAAATTATGTGATAATCCTCAAGAATATATATTCTAG
- the gatB gene encoding Asp-tRNA(Asn)/Glu-tRNA(Gln) amidotransferase subunit GatB, with protein MNWEMVIGLEVHIQLSTKSKLFSTSATKYGQHQNTQAAFLDLGLLGTLPVVNKEAIRKAVIFGLAVDAKISKDSFFARKNYFYPDLPKGYQISQSNNPIVQEGKLEIETSNGAKTIRIERAHLEEDAGKSVHGYVAGETGLDYNRAGTPLLEIVTYPDFRSSEEVISYLKKLHQLVKHLGICDGNMQEGSFRCDVNLSIRPKGQDKFGTRAELKNINSFRFIDKAIEYEYARQIAVLESGGEVVQETRLYDADANETRSMRAKEDAFDYRYFPDPDLLPLVITDEYIESIKKQVPLKPEEREAVYREHLADQEVEFLLSNLEIADYYDEIAAVIGYKPAYNWITVDLISTLNRAEKEFSADIIPVEILLEIIDNVQKDVISQANAKKVIAEYIESVTSVANIIEKLGLKQVSDEGAIRELVQGIIVANPQQAADFKAGKTKLTSFFVGQAMKASKGKANPKQVNQIVQEELNK; from the coding sequence GTGAATTGGGAAATGGTGATAGGGCTAGAGGTCCATATTCAGTTAAGTACTAAATCTAAGCTGTTTTCGACTTCTGCAACAAAATATGGGCAGCATCAAAATACTCAGGCTGCATTTTTGGATTTAGGTTTGCTAGGAACTTTGCCTGTAGTAAATAAAGAAGCTATTCGTAAAGCTGTTATATTTGGTTTAGCTGTAGATGCTAAAATATCAAAAGATAGTTTCTTCGCACGTAAGAATTACTTTTATCCAGATTTACCAAAAGGCTACCAGATTAGTCAATCTAATAATCCAATAGTCCAAGAGGGTAAGCTAGAGATTGAAACTTCTAATGGAGCCAAAACTATCAGAATTGAGAGGGCTCATCTAGAAGAAGATGCTGGTAAATCAGTTCATGGCTATGTTGCTGGCGAGACAGGGTTAGATTATAACCGTGCAGGTACACCACTTTTAGAAATTGTTACATATCCTGATTTTAGGTCATCTGAAGAAGTGATTTCTTATCTTAAGAAGCTTCATCAGTTAGTCAAGCATTTGGGTATATGTGATGGTAATATGCAAGAAGGCTCGTTTAGATGTGATGTCAACTTGTCAATAAGACCAAAAGGTCAAGATAAGTTTGGTACTCGTGCAGAACTTAAAAACATAAACTCGTTTAGATTTATTGATAAAGCGATTGAGTATGAATATGCTCGTCAAATAGCTGTGCTGGAGTCTGGAGGAGAAGTTGTTCAAGAAACTCGTCTATATGATGCTGATGCAAATGAAACACGCTCAATGCGCGCAAAAGAGGATGCTTTTGATTATCGTTACTTCCCAGATCCAGATCTATTACCGTTGGTAATAACTGATGAATATATCGAAAGTATCAAAAAGCAGGTGCCACTTAAGCCAGAAGAGCGTGAAGCAGTATATCGTGAGCATTTAGCTGATCAAGAAGTTGAGTTTTTATTATCAAATCTTGAAATAGCAGATTACTATGACGAAATAGCAGCTGTGATAGGTTATAAGCCGGCGTATAACTGGATAACAGTTGATCTAATATCAACTCTTAATAGAGCGGAAAAAGAATTCTCAGCAGATATTATTCCTGTAGAGATTCTATTAGAGATTATTGATAATGTACAAAAAGATGTTATCTCACAAGCAAATGCCAAAAAAGTCATAGCAGAGTACATTGAGTCAGTAACATCTGTTGCTAATATCATCGAGAAACTAGGTTTGAAACAAGTATCAGATGAGGGTGCGATAAGAGAATTAGTTCAAGGTATAATTGTGGCTAACCCTCAACAAGCAGCTGATTTTAAAGCTGGTAAGACTAAGCTTACGAGCTTCTTTGTTGGTCAAGCTATGAAAGCAAGTAAAGGTAAGGCAAACCCTAAGCAGGTTAATCAAATAGTTCAAGAAGAGCTTAATAAATAA
- the gatA gene encoding Asp-tRNA(Asn)/Glu-tRNA(Gln) amidotransferase subunit GatA has translation MSYIKKLRARLDSGEVTAVELAKQYLAKIKDQDKNINSVITLCEAEALKEAENADAIISAGKQNLLTGIPILHKDLFCTKGIKTTAASKMLDNFVAPYDSTVTKNCKDQGMVNLGKLNMDEFAMGSTNEHSYYGAVSNPWDLDRVPGGSSGGSAAAVAAGFAPVSTGSDTGGSVRQPASFCGLTAMKPTYGSTSRFGMVAFASSFDQAGIFGHYAEDVAIMLDTISGECQYDSTCVGVKENHFTQDLEKDISGKVIGVDESLIKDLPEQIQQAVVTTLKNFEKLGAEIKSVKVPDLKEALSTYYIITPAEAAANLARYDGIRYGYRNPEARDLDELYRKSRTDGFGEEVKRRIIIGNYVLASSQYDSYYNKAQQLRKVMTDQINQIFEQVDVIFMPAAPSEAFKKGDKLDPVSAYLSDIYTIPANISGLPAIAFPIGFANDLPVGGQFMAKAFNDNVLTQMVTQYQNNYGIEEFILEQARI, from the coding sequence ATGTCATATATTAAAAAATTGAGAGCTAGATTAGATAGTGGCGAAGTCACAGCGGTTGAATTAGCTAAGCAATATCTAGCAAAAATAAAAGACCAAGATAAAAATATAAACTCTGTAATTACACTATGTGAAGCAGAGGCGCTAAAAGAAGCAGAAAATGCCGATGCTATTATTTCTGCAGGTAAGCAAAACTTATTGACTGGTATACCTATTTTGCATAAAGATCTTTTTTGTACAAAAGGTATCAAAACAACAGCAGCTTCTAAGATGCTAGATAACTTTGTAGCTCCATATGATTCAACAGTTACAAAAAACTGTAAAGATCAAGGTATGGTAAATCTTGGTAAGCTAAATATGGATGAGTTCGCTATGGGCTCCACTAATGAGCATAGCTATTACGGAGCTGTTAGTAATCCTTGGGACTTGGATAGAGTACCTGGGGGATCTTCAGGTGGTTCAGCAGCAGCGGTTGCTGCAGGCTTTGCTCCTGTTAGTACAGGTTCGGATACTGGTGGATCTGTAAGACAGCCTGCGAGTTTTTGTGGTCTAACAGCTATGAAGCCAACTTATGGAAGTACTTCAAGATTTGGTATGGTAGCCTTTGCATCATCTTTTGATCAAGCAGGTATTTTTGGGCATTATGCTGAAGATGTGGCTATTATGTTGGATACTATCTCTGGGGAGTGTCAGTATGATTCTACCTGTGTTGGTGTCAAAGAAAATCATTTCACACAAGACTTAGAAAAAGATATTTCAGGTAAAGTAATTGGTGTTGATGAAAGTTTGATCAAAGATCTACCAGAGCAAATCCAACAAGCAGTAGTAACAACACTTAAAAACTTTGAGAAGCTAGGAGCCGAAATAAAGTCAGTTAAAGTTCCTGATTTAAAAGAGGCTCTTTCAACTTACTATATCATAACGCCAGCAGAAGCAGCGGCTAACCTAGCTAGATATGATGGTATTAGATATGGCTACCGTAATCCAGAAGCTAGAGATTTAGATGAGCTATACAGAAAATCTCGTACAGATGGTTTTGGTGAAGAAGTTAAGCGTAGAATTATTATAGGGAACTATGTGTTAGCATCAAGTCAGTATGACTCTTATTATAATAAGGCTCAGCAGCTACGTAAGGTAATGACTGATCAAATTAATCAAATATTTGAGCAAGTTGATGTTATATTCATGCCTGCGGCTCCAAGTGAAGCTTTCAAAAAAGGCGATAAGTTAGATCCTGTTTCAGCATATCTATCAGATATTTATACTATACCAGCTAATATATCAGGTCTACCAGCAATAGCTTTTCCAATTGGTTTTGCTAATGATTTACCTGTTGGTGGTCAGTTCATGGCTAAAGCATTTAATGATAATGTTTTGACGCAAATGGTCACACAATATCAAAATAATTATGGTATTGAAGAATTTATTTTAGAACAAGCGAGGATTTAA
- the gatC gene encoding Asp-tRNA(Asn)/Glu-tRNA(Gln) amidotransferase subunit GatC produces the protein MDKKLVKHIAKLSCFDLNEQQLEQYTQDLTNICKILDAAKDFDANGVTPMVSPISVDFKFREDIPQDQDNRASFDKFACEVVDDYFMVPQVVK, from the coding sequence ATGGATAAAAAACTAGTAAAACATATTGCTAAGCTATCTTGTTTTGATTTGAATGAGCAGCAGTTAGAGCAATATACTCAAGATCTTACTAATATTTGTAAGATACTTGATGCCGCCAAAGATTTTGATGCCAATGGAGTTACACCGATGGTTTCTCCAATTAGTGTTGATTTTAAATTTCGTGAAGATATTCCTCAAGATCAAGATAATCGAGCAAGTTTTGATAAATTTGCTTGTGAAGTAGTTGATGATTATTTTATGGTGCCACAGGTTGTTAAATAG